The DNA sequence TATTTGATCACGTCATCAATGCCTCAATTTGTCTATCACTTGTTTGGCCGAacaccaaaaatatttttttgctattttcagCAAAATTATTTTGGGTGTCAAACATTTAGTGCATCTTTAATTTGGATTAATTCATTACAAAATAAACAGACAGTCATCTACTACATTTAAATGGTAGGGAATATGAcagaatttaattttaattagaCCAACAatctcaaaaatattttttgcactctgatgttaaattgggatttgcttttttaatgttactgtgtTTATTTCAGACTTACAAGAGAAAGGGGAAGGTGAAGAACGCAATGAACTAAAGGATGAACCTCAGGAGCACAATTTTATGACTGACAGCTGCTCAGAAACTGATGAGACTTCCTCTCAAGAAAGAGTTGATGCCAAAATTGTTTTTGCATGCCATCTTTGTGGTAAGACTTTCTCACAAAAAGCGTACCTCAAGTTTCACCAAAGGATTCATACTGGTGAGAGACCTTACGCATGCTCCCACTGTGAAAAGACTTTCATCCATAAAAGCCATCTTAATAATCACATATTAAATCACACTGGTGAGAAACCTCACGCATGCTCCCAGTGTGAGAAGACTTTCCTCCAAAAATATCAACTTAAGTACCACATGATGAGTCACACAGGTGAGAGGCCTTTTGCTTGTCCTCATTGTGATAAACGTTATATTAATAAAGGAAGTCTTAATGTTCACGTAAAGACTCACAGTACTAAAAGGCCGTACATCTGccctcaatgtggaaagagtttcccATTAAAAGGAACTCTTAAGAATCATATGATTTCTCACACTGACGCAAAGCCTTTCTCTTGCTCTcattgtggaaagagttttttACGTAAGGGACACTTAAAATCTCATGTGCAAATGCACACTAGTGAAAAGCCGTACACCTGCCCTcattgtggaaagagtttctcaTTTAAATCAAATCTGCAGGAGCACATacgaattcacactggagagaaacctttcacatgCCCTCAGTGTGATAAGAGATTTAAACATCAAGGAGCTCTTAGGTATCACAtaagaattcatacaggtgagaaACCTTTCGCGTGTCATCTGTGTGATAAGagttttaaacaaaaagaaagTCTTAGGTATCACATACGAGTTCATACAGGTGAGAAGCCGTACTCGTGCCATCTGTGTGATAAGAGTTATATACAAGCACAAGGTCTCAGAGTTCATCTGCGCGTTCACTTGAATGAAAGGCCGTTTAGCTGCGATCAGTGCGATAAGACGTTTGTTACAGCAGTGCGGCTGAAAAGGCACCTACCGATTCATTCAGATGAGAGGCCGTATTTGTGTTCTGTTTGTGGGAAGGGGTTTATATGTGTCGGGAGTCGTAATAGGCACCAGAAGGAACATGAAGGTGAAAAAAATCATGTGTGTTCTGAGTGTGGAAAAGCCTTTTTGAGCATCTCAGCCCTAAGGCGGCACCAAAAGATCCATAAAGAAAAACTCTAAAGCCCTTATCTTACAGAGAAAACTGCGGTCTGCAAAGATCAACTTCAGTCTTCAGGTTTAAGCACAGTGAAATGCAGATAAACATCACAACTGAATTACtccaaaaattttttttaaagcattatcCAGAGCAGGGTTCCTTGATAGGCAGCTGTGGGCCACATCCGGCCCACAAGAGATAAAGGTTGGCCCCATAAATACAAATATCATTGTAAAGGATTGCTACGACAAATTTTGTCCCAACATTAGAGGtatgagtcgtttataacatgcatttataaaaacacatattctttattatcatgaaaaaacctgaaaaggtttgaagaacatcaatataaatatatccttaagacatttcctggagctgcgtgtcatcatagctgcgtgtgtattgttcttcgtctacagcgcattttgagtttctgcacgagagcgccccctggcttttggatgtagctgCATTTcgccgtaattcattaaaaaaaagcatagcaagcattatcggccgatcgatcggagcatccctaaaaaGCACATGCACAGAAGcttgcgcacgcacacacaattGCACACATACAGGTTGACGTGTTAATGACAACTTGTGCACACAAAATTCTCCCTCATGTCTTGACCggacaaatacacaaaacaatcTCTGCAAGTATTCTTGTGAAAACAAGGATTTATCTCCTGAATTGAACGTAATCAGTTGAGAAagaaattagatttttaatgaCATATGGCTCAGTGCAGAACTCACTTGTAAAATGAAAGGTTTTATCGTTTTTAAGGCTgatatttaaatgtgtatttaaGTATTAAATGGAAAGCAAATTTTTATTTGCCCCCCcacatctgtttttttttttcattggaAAAATAATTAATGGCAATCTGTGACTGCAGAAACATTATATGTtcctttagatttttttattcttcAGATGAATGATTTGTTAAATAACATTATTAAAAACAGCAACAATAGCAGAGCTAACTAGTGATGGGCGATACCAGTTATTTTCTTGTCGATCCGATACCAAGTACTTCTAAGACAAGTATAAAATGGAAATCTTATGAAATctttttatgtatgtattacattttattatagtGATTTTATGGGGTCTTTTGATAGCCATCATTattaatatcaaataaaataaacatgacaacTTTTTGCACTGAACACTATTGCAAGATTTCTTCCCTTTATACGTTTTGGAGATAAAACAAGTGAATGCTGACATTAAAATTTTTTCTCTTGAGCCTATTTTATTTGACTGATAAACTCTACtgcttttgaaaataaaatcctTATAAAAGTCAGAATACTGGAATGCACTGAAAATCAAACCCGGGATGACTGTGAAGCTGCACTTCGTCATGCTCCGTATGGTATTTTGCTTTTAGATGTTTTTTCATATTTGTGGTATTACCACAGTggtgtatttttttgttgttgttgaaaaATGTTACACGAGGCTTCGCATTATTAACTGACCACAACAATGCACTTAAACCCCTTTTAAACCTGCCTGCGCTAATTTTTAAACCTGCCTGAGCGAATGAACACTGTAATACTACAGCGGAAGGAGATGGGACAGAATGAGGGAACGCGGTGATACAGTGGAAGAAGATATAGTTCCCACTGACATTACAATTtaagtgtatttatatacaaaacGGTGTCCAgctattatttaatattataaaatcacgtgtttaaaaaacaaacaaacaaatagaaTCGATACTTGTACTTGAGAATCGATCCTTTTGATACAAAGGCAGGATCGGAAATATCGATACTTTAGAATCGATCCGCCCATCACTAGAGCTAACATTGTGATCAGTGGCCCTTGGCTTTGTACTGTTGGCTAAATTTGGCCCATCATGAAATTAATTGAGGAACCCTGATTTACAGAATGTTGTTTTTATGGAGTGAAATGTTTATGTATAGATACttctaaataaacataaaacatgttaaagcttgttgtgtttctttttaattgcTACATAATCATTGGTGAACTTCATGAATGGAGTTTTTTCATGTTGGGAAGATGAGGGCTTATCTGCCCATGTGtgttgttatatatatataccaaaTATCAGATACAGTCTTGTTCAGAATTATTATTTAatcttttaaaaatcaaaagcATCTAAGATGTCCAGGGGCTTTGGTAGATTCGCTGATAAAACACAAGTGACTGTGAGAAGCTGCACCACTTTCATTCATATTAAAGAAGTTTCAGTCAATCACAGATGCAGACTTACAGAGAAAAGCACTGTCTGCAAAGAGTGAACAAAGATCAACTTCTTCCATTTGTGATGGTTATTACAGCTCTTCAAATAACATTTagattgtattatttatttcagggcAGATTTGCATGCAAACTGCAATTTTTACGAGTGCTATGATGTGATTTAAAGCATTTTCACTCATAAAATATTTGATATTAAATAGCAGAGAATAGGAATTATTGtttataagtatttaaaatactttaaaatatatttaaaatgtatacataataatttattgtttatttgtagATGACAGTTCATTATTTGTCCTGCTTTTCAAGATCTTGTACATTAAAAGCCactttttttattgaataccAAAATTTCAAAACAACAAAggcaaatatacattttacaaaaGTAGAAAGAGATTACAGGCTcaaatacagtaataaaaaatacagaaaagacaaacaaataatatacataaactTAAATAGAGAGTGAAAGAAAGgagaaaatatttaaacaaaatggGCAGAATCACAATAAATCAAATGGTGTAAAAAGAAGAAAGCAGCTTCATAGCACTTTAACCTCTCATCTTATTTAAGGCTTtggaaaaacatttgaagtcatttttaaatattataagTAGGGGGGATTTAAAGAATCTACATTtatgtatgaaatattttgataatattacaatgttattaagctaaaaaattaacacaatcATCATCAACCACCCCTTTTTCTATCAACCAGTCCTGAATTGATATCCAGAGGAGTTTGGAGAAATTGGATATAAAAACAAGATATGATTGGTGTCATCAGAATGACTAACGCAGAAGGAACAGGTGACAATATCTATGTTAAATTTTTGATTtagtaatataatttaaaattgttaaatatatttcttttgCTTTAGGAGGAACAGGAAAACTTAAATAAGCTATATTACAGtattatcaaacatttttaaaatcaccTGTCTTATATACTTGTTAGTACAACCACTGgtggcagtggttcagtggtttatgtaggttgtctacaaaccgaaaggttggtggttcaatccccggctccaccggaccaagtgtcgaggtctccttgagcaagacacctaaccccagctgctccccaCGAGCTGGAttgcgccttgcatggctgacaccgccgttggtgtatgaatgtgtgagtgaatgggagGCAACTTGTAAAGCACTTTGCATGGCTATGGGTCTGTtgaaagtgctatataaatgcagtccatttaccataaTTGCATGAAAACCACATAGCCTACAGCATCGAGGCTACGCCGTATTACCTACGCAGAAGTATAATGAGCCCTTTACAcgtaaaaaagtaatttatttcaacttaacttttttatttaaagtgtttttcactTAAATATGTAACAACCTATTTTTTAGGTTAccaattaattaaattttttaagttgatccgaattttactttttacagtgtaaggcAGATTTTGCGTATTCACAAAAGTCTTTAGATTTATGAAACAATGTAAACTGCGCAAAATTCCATTCTTAAATCCTAGTCAACGGAAGATGTGTGAATGTGCATCTCCTCCCCAAATCAaccatatatgtgaccctggaccacaaaattgGACAacggcgattttctcaatattttgattttttgcaccatcagattccagattttcacactctaaaaatggctgggttatttttgactcataatgggtaaatattggacagaacacatcgcTGTGTCAAaactgacccaatgctgggttattttaacctaactgctgggttattataccccatggttgcataacaacaacccaacatggggccatttttaacccagcatgtgttctttccaatatttacccattatggttCAAAAATAGCCCAGCCATTTTGAGAGtgcaaatagttgtatctcggccaaatattgtcctatctaACAAACCATAGATCAATGGAAACCTTATTTATTCTGTAATAATGAAATCTAATTAAAAATATCTTGCatttaaaatcttaattttctataAGTATAATGCTTGCAAAAATAAGAAGAACACATCAAGATAAGATTATATTtgagattaataaatactgcaGTAAAAGTGTATGCTGAgtagctttaaaaaaagtcattttatttctctcTACAAACATAATTGGATCATTTACAGGCAGCTAATGGAGTATATATGCGCTCAAAGGCCAAATTGATGGAGGAAAGAGAGAAGCACGTGCACGTCCTCTGAAGATTAGAATGGTGAAGGTGaacaatattaaaaaacatacaataaaaaaatgcttCTTTTCATTTCTCTCCAATAGAGTTTGATGActtctttgaaaaaaaaatatttcaagaaTTGACAATGAATAGATGATATATGAAAGAACTTGATTTAGCAGTTCGGAAACTTAAGTGAAACAAATCATCGGCCTTATACAGACATTTTTTGTAGTGATTTGAAAACATTGTTTAATGCTTTTATTTAATCTTTTGGAGAGGGGTCTTTGGGCCCCATAATGAGTCAATGCTATCAGACTAGTAATGAATCTTTTGGTAGAATATAATCATTTTAAAGAGGATTGTGGATGTATTCTTTTCTTAGACTTTAAGAAGGCCTTTGACACGTTAGAACAGACAGTCAAACCAAAAATTATTCAGACACCAgatataattgtttttaatagTGGTTGCAGAGAATATAGTTTATTGATGTCATTGAGAATAGCGAAATAAAGTAAACTGTgtcacatataaaaacattCTTCATAACATTTTTGACTATAATGCTTTTATATTAAAACATGGCTTTACCTGTCACCCCTGCTAATGCAATACCGGGATAAAAATTATAATGAGATACCCCCTTTCTAATGCTTAGGTTCAGTTCTTCCCGCTTTATACATTGGTGAGATTGATTTTAAGAGTTATCACTGTAATAACAAATATATGAGAAAGGTCATAATAAAAACCGGCTATCTTtgtcaagttaaaaaaaataattttgatcaCAATAATGTAAACTATTTTAGAACAGCTTATTTAGCCTATTGTCCTATTCCTCCAAAAGCAAAATAAACtgaattaaaaatgttaaatttatTTTCTGAAAAATTCCCAAATCAAAAGTTTTATATGGAATTTGTCCCCTGTTCTTTTTTGCAATAGCCTTCTGAAGACACTGATCATATCTTTATTTCATGCACTTTCTCCAAAAAAGTTGGCGATCAGTTCAGGACTGGTTGATGAAAAATAGGTAGTTGTTGATGGTTTTGCTTTCACCTTACAACATGCATTATATTGGAATAAGACTACTGTGTTCAGTTTTATTTGCTTAATAACATTGTAATATCGACAAAATATTTCATTCTTAAATTTAGATTCTTAAAATCCCTTCCACTATTTATTGTATCTAGAAacgatttaattttttttctctaaaGCCCTGGCCAAAATAAGAGGTTTTAAATGCAATGAAACTGCTTAACCTTTTTGTATCATATGGTCTATTTTGATATTGCCCTTGACagttattttctatttaaatcttaaaattgtatttatctTACTTGTcttgttgatttttttatttactatgCTTTTTGGTCATGTGGTGTTGAGCCTTTCATATCAATCGCTTCATgtagaatttttatatttatatttttatttaattaaaatagattaaataaaataaaggaaCTTTTATTCTTACGTTTTgtatttccttaaaaaaaattaaatagagggacttttattttgcttaTTGGAGTATCTCCTGGAATGACGTCATAAGAGATCGCTGGCTTTCGACCGGCGGTTGAGAGTTTGTATGAGGTAAATAAAGAAGTTAAAAATATAGCTTAATTTCAATCAAATGTACTCTAACAGTTTAAGTGGAgcaattttaaataatattagaTTATTGTAATACTTTATTATAAAGTACTGAGAGTCGCTCTCTAGTATTAGAGCCCACATTTAAGGTACAAGACGACGagtaaaaatattatatttactTTCCAAACTATGCAGGTAAGCATGTTTTCATAAATTTGTTAACTATTAGAGGACGTGTTCTGAGGTGTTTTTAAAGCACTTGAAATATACATCTTCCAAACAGGGTTTCAGGAAGGGGTTTGTAAGTTGCTAAAAAATAAAGCATATACAAAATTATCTGTGATCGTTAAACAAcgctacaatatcatataacTGAGAATTTGTGGAGAATAAGTTAGACACATAAATTAGGATTTATGTAACGTTACCAGTAAGAGAAAAATTTACTTCAAATCtaaggatttttttcatgtaaATAATTTACGTCAAGAGTTTTCGAcagacaaaaaagttttaaaacccCTGGCTGCCCTAATCCATACAATTAATTCATAGTAAGTTCTAAGTTGCAAACCAAAACTGAATGTTAATTTCCTGAAAAGCTTACCATTTATTACAGCTgtgtacttttattttatattctgctatttcacacacacacacacacacacacacacacacacacacacacacacacacacacacaaccataTAGTTATAAAGATTGTTTTTATGGTGCAAGACATTTGCGCCCTTTCAGTTATGTTCACAGATTTCAATGCATAAttatgtttgtttgtatatCTTAACATGTCTGTTCATGTAGATGCTGAAGAAACAATCTTAAATGAGACAATCTTCAGTGAAGTCACTATCACACCAGTTCATCTATAAATACTGTGAAGAAGTCAAACAAGCAGCTGCTGTCACAACACATTCAACTACTCTACTATTCTGATCCACTGTTGTAATGATGGAGTGTGTTAAAGAAGAGACTGATCCtgaatcattcacaataacacctCAACATACTCAACAACAAAGAGGTTTGTCTCTAATCTTCATTTATCATTAATAACTGCTGACGTTTATAAGATGCTTAGATGCTTTTGCCTTGATACTCGCCCGTGGACTTTGCCTACTTCAATTTTAATTTATACTTCTGCTCTGTTGTTCGTGTGGACGTGCAATTAAACATGCAGACTAAATCTTTATTGAATGCTTTAAAATTCCTCTACCGACATGTTTCCTGCATTTATAAAGTGTGCACACCACTGGTTGCTATTTGATCACGTCATCAAAGCCTCAATTAGTCTCTCTTTCACTTGTTTGGTcgaacacaaaaaatattttttgctattttcagCCAAATTATTTTGGTTATCAAACATTTGGTGCATGTCTAATTTGGATTAATTCATTACAAAATAGACAAGACAGTCATTTACTATATTTAAATGGTAGGGAATATGACAGAATTTAGACGAACAatctcaaaaatatttttggcaCTCTGATGTTAAATTGgtatttgcttatttttaatgtttctgTATTTATTTCAGACTTGGTAGAAGAGAAAGAGGAAGGTGAAGAATGCAATGAACTAAAGGATGAACATCAGGACCACAATTTTATGACTGACAGCTGCTCAGAAACTGATGAGAATTCCCCTCAAGAAAGAGTTGATGGCAAAATTGTTTTTGAATGCCATCTTTGTGGTAAGACTTTCTTACAAAAAGCGTACCTCAAGTATCACCAAAGGATTCACACTGGTGAGAGACCTCACGCATGCTCCCACTGTGAAAAGACTTTCATCCATAAAAGCCATCTTAATAATCACATAATAAAACACACTGGTGAGAAACCTCACGCATGCTCCCAGTGTGAGAAGACTTTCCTCCAAAAATATCAACTTAAGTACCACATGATGATTCACGCAGGTGAAAGGCCTTTTGCCTGTCCTCATTGTGATAAACGTTATATTAATAAAGGAAGTCTTAAGGTTCACATAAAGACTCACAGTACTGAAAGGCCGTACATCTGccctcaatgtggaaagagtttcccATTAAAAGGAACTCTTAAGAGTCATATGATAACTCACACTGACGCAAAGCCTTTCTCTTGCTCTCAGTGTGGTAAGAGTTTTTTACGTAAGGGACACTTAAATGCTCATGGGAGAGTCCACACTAGTGAAAAGCCGTACAGCTGCTCTcattgtggaaagagtttctcaTTTCAATCGAATCTACAGGAGCACATacgaattcacactggagagaaacctttcacatgCCCTCAGTGTGATAAGAGATTTAAAAAACAAGTAGATCTTAGACGTCACAtaagaattcatacaggtgagaaACCTTTCGCGTGTCATCTGTGTGATAAAAGTTTTACACAAAAAGAAAGTCTTAGGTATCACATACGAGTTCATACAGGTGAGAAGCCGTACTCGTGCCATCTGTGTGATAAGAGTTATATACAAGCAGAAGGTCTCAGAGTTCATCTGCGTGTTCACTTGAAGGAAAGACCTTTTAACTGCGATCAGTGCGATAAGACGTTTGTTACAGCAAGGCAGCTGAAAAGGCACCTACCGATTCATTCAGATGAGAGGCCATATTTGTGTTCTGTTTGTGGGAAGGGGTTTATTTGTGTCGGGACTCGTAATAGGCACCAGAAGGAACATGACGGTGTAAGAAACCATGTGTGCTCTGAGTGTGGAAAAGCCTTTTTAAACGTCTCAGCCCTAAACCGTCACCAAAAGATCCATAAAGAAAAACCCTAAAACCCTTATCTTACAGAGAAAACTGCTGTCTGCAAAGATCATCTTCAGTCTTCAGGtctaaacacaataaaatgcAGATAAACCTCACAACTGAATTACTccaaaaattatttcaatgcattattCAGAGCAGGGTTCCTTCATAGGCAGCCGTGGGCCACATCTGGCCCGCAAGAGAAAAAGGTTTGGCCCCATAAACTCAAATATCATT is a window from the Misgurnus anguillicaudatus chromosome 21, ASM2758022v2, whole genome shotgun sequence genome containing:
- the LOC129452109 gene encoding uncharacterized protein isoform X1; amino-acid sequence: MMECVKEETDPESFAITPQHTQQQTDLVEEKEEGEECNELKDEHQDHNFMTDSCSETDENSPQERVDGKIVFECHLCGKTFLQKAYLKYHQRIHTGERPHACSHCEKTFIHKSHLNNHIIKHTGEKPHACSQCEKTFLQKYQLKYHMMIHAGERPFACPHCDKRYINKGSLKVHIKTHSTERPYICPQCGKSFPLKGTLKSHMITHTDAKPFSCSQCGKSFLRKGHLNAHGRVHTSEKPYSCSHCGKSFSFQSNLQEHIRIHTGEKPFTCPQCDKRFKKQVDLRRHIRIHTGEKPFACHLCDKSFTQKESLRYHIRVHTGEKPYSCHLCDKSYIQAEGLRVHLRVHLKERPFNCDQCDKTFVTARQLKRHLPIHSDERPYLCSVCGKGFICVGTRNRHQKEHDGVRNHVCSECGKAFLNVSALNRHQKIHKEKP
- the LOC129452109 gene encoding uncharacterized protein isoform X2, whose protein sequence is MMECVKEETDPESFAITPQHTQQQTDLQEKGEGEERNELKDEPQEHNFMTDSCSETDETSSQERVDAKIVFACHLCGKTFSQKAYLKFHQRIHTGERPYACSHCEKTFIHKSHLNNHILNHTGEKPHACSQCEKTFLQKYQLKYHMMSHTGERPFACPHCDKRYINKGSLNVHVKTHSTKRPYICPQCGKSFPLKGTLKNHMISHTDAKPFSCSHCGKSFLRKGHLKSHVQMHTSEKPYTCPHCGKSFSFKSNLQEHIRIHTGEKPFTCPQCDKRFKHQGALRYHIRIHTGEKPFACHLCDKSFKQKESLRYHIRVHTGEKPYSCHLCDKSYIQAQGLRVHLRVHLNERPFSCDQCDKTFVTAVRLKRHLPIHSDERPYLCSVCGKGFICVGSRNRHQKEHEGEKNHVCSECGKAFLSISALRRHQKIHKEKL